The following coding sequences lie in one Eubacterium ventriosum genomic window:
- a CDS encoding glycosyltransferase family 39 protein has translation MNKLGEIFNMAFVVVFYMISVLVVGNMITGSYIASLLSVPVFVLIAFAMSKQYLWLDRINLKVTWAVIQVLSAILMVYMAFALEVNLSWDWGGLIKNATNVVFHNQLLYEQDVARYPNNEFWLAFLVILFKIVRMIYASATIETFKTVSIVVSCVFVQLTIFFIHKTAKLVWNEKKAFVVGIITVCCLPLYLYAMFAYTDTSGMLLAILMLYFYIKYNKTDGRANIAYIILIGIVAGISYKIKVTIFILFMAMICELFLNLKDAKQIKKFVMFVVIAMVGVVAVVSASNKVISSQFEISEEVEDANEFPLTHWVMMALGETGGYCEEDVSYTKSFPTYEEKNKADIKEIKKRVREKGKAGLIEHICYTKLKRTWGDSCLAGDDYAGRFPVDENGIWQRVFTFHGSDHWIGLIYSWLYYIVLIVGILLSGIFAIRRTNEQQKMLVLRIALFGIILFLSIWECNSRYLVAFIPVLIMTSVDGIFMTREKIKNKKLRIQ, from the coding sequence ATGAATAAACTTGGAGAAATATTTAACATGGCATTTGTTGTGGTGTTTTACATGATAAGTGTACTTGTAGTAGGGAATATGATTACAGGCTCATATATTGCATCATTATTATCTGTTCCTGTTTTTGTGCTTATTGCCTTTGCAATGAGTAAACAATACCTATGGCTTGATAGAATTAATCTTAAAGTTACATGGGCAGTAATTCAGGTACTTTCAGCAATTTTAATGGTGTATATGGCATTTGCACTGGAAGTTAACCTATCCTGGGACTGGGGTGGATTAATTAAGAATGCAACTAATGTAGTATTTCATAATCAATTGCTATATGAGCAGGATGTGGCAAGATATCCTAATAATGAGTTCTGGTTAGCTTTTTTAGTTATATTATTTAAGATTGTAAGAATGATTTATGCATCAGCAACCATTGAAACATTTAAAACAGTATCAATTGTTGTAAGTTGCGTATTTGTTCAGTTAACAATATTTTTTATTCACAAAACAGCAAAGCTTGTATGGAATGAAAAGAAGGCTTTTGTTGTTGGAATCATAACTGTATGTTGCCTTCCATTGTATTTGTATGCAATGTTTGCATATACTGATACATCAGGAATGCTATTAGCAATTCTTATGTTGTATTTCTATATTAAATATAATAAAACAGACGGAAGGGCAAATATAGCTTATATCATTTTAATTGGAATTGTTGCTGGAATTTCTTACAAAATTAAAGTGACAATATTCATACTTTTTATGGCTATGATTTGCGAATTGTTCTTAAATCTTAAAGATGCTAAGCAAATAAAGAAGTTTGTAATGTTTGTTGTAATAGCAATGGTTGGAGTTGTGGCAGTTGTAAGTGCATCAAATAAAGTGATTTCAAGTCAGTTTGAAATTAGTGAAGAAGTGGAAGATGCAAATGAATTTCCACTTACACATTGGGTTATGATGGCATTAGGGGAAACCGGCGGATATTGTGAAGAGGACGTTTCATATACAAAAAGTTTTCCTACATACGAAGAAAAAAATAAAGCAGACATAAAAGAGATTAAAAAGCGTGTAAGGGAAAAAGGCAAAGCAGGTTTGATAGAGCATATATGTTATACAAAGCTTAAAAGAACCTGGGGAGACAGTTGTTTGGCAGGTGATGATTATGCCGGCAGATTTCCTGTAGACGAGAATGGAATATGGCAAAGAGTATTTACTTTTCATGGCAGTGACCATTGGATAGGTTTAATTTATTCATGGCTATATTATATTGTACTTATTGTCGGAATATTGTTATCGGGAATCTTTGCAATAAGAAGAACTAATGAACAGCAGAAAATGCTTGTTTTAAGGATAGCGTTGTTTGGAATTATTTTATTCCTGTCAATTTGGGAATGCAATTCCAGATATCTTGTGGCATTTATACCGGTTCTGATTATGACATCGGTAGATGGTATATTTATGACAAGAGAGAAAATTAAAAATAAAAAATTGAGAATACAATAA
- a CDS encoding glycosyltransferase family 2 protein — MFKIIMPVYNAEEYLEKAVDSIINQTLSFKDNVVIHLIDDSSSDGSLELCNKYKEQYPDNFIVTHFEENQGVSAVRNYGIKMCKHEKNVIVGFVDSDDYLDNKSLETVWNFFENHKDIQLVTSEIYHFGARNDEHKSNWRFEEREVVNIKEDFNYPQYYIGGVFLKDKALRSLKFDVNMDFWEDAMAINKVILKLGKYGLARGAIYYYRKMENESSLVDKAWRKKERYTTFLEDGYKRLMKCSLLRKFKVVPYIQYVVAYHLRLFLLEGNREVVMEMVPEEEMQTFKDRLSNVLKKVSDEVICSMNTALPVIEMELSLKYKKKVRAKKTITDNDMVFQYGEKQLARLSERNVRVIGIMDKPGYEGMLRGRFSTPLYAMKKDDYIFVQNGDEKIKTDRYKCKKQLYILDELMRNYKNAGFVVRIPEEWKEIQFGIHTNDADILLNKVEVNSEDKQENEDE; from the coding sequence ATGTTTAAAATAATAATGCCTGTTTATAACGCAGAAGAATATCTTGAAAAAGCAGTAGACAGTATAATAAACCAAACATTATCATTTAAGGACAATGTGGTGATACATTTAATAGATGATTCAAGCAGTGACGGTTCTTTAGAATTATGCAATAAATACAAAGAACAATATCCGGATAATTTTATTGTTACACATTTTGAAGAAAATCAGGGCGTTTCGGCAGTGAGAAACTACGGAATAAAGATGTGTAAACACGAGAAAAATGTAATAGTAGGGTTTGTTGACTCTGATGATTATTTGGATAACAAATCTTTGGAAACAGTATGGAATTTCTTTGAAAATCATAAGGACATACAGCTTGTAACCTCAGAAATATATCATTTTGGAGCAAGAAATGATGAACATAAATCCAATTGGAGATTTGAAGAAAGAGAAGTTGTAAACATAAAAGAAGATTTTAATTATCCTCAATACTATATTGGTGGCGTGTTCTTAAAAGACAAGGCGTTACGTTCACTTAAGTTTGACGTTAATATGGACTTTTGGGAAGATGCAATGGCAATAAACAAGGTTATTTTAAAGCTGGGCAAATATGGTCTGGCTAGGGGTGCCATTTATTATTACAGAAAGATGGAAAACGAATCATCGCTTGTTGATAAGGCGTGGAGAAAAAAAGAAAGATATACTACTTTTTTGGAAGACGGATATAAGCGTCTTATGAAATGCAGCCTGTTAAGAAAGTTTAAAGTTGTTCCATATATTCAGTATGTAGTTGCTTACCATTTAAGATTATTCTTATTGGAAGGTAACAGAGAAGTTGTAATGGAAATGGTTCCAGAGGAAGAAATGCAGACGTTTAAAGACAGGTTAAGTAATGTATTGAAAAAGGTAAGTGATGAAGTTATTTGTTCAATGAACACAGCACTTCCTGTAATAGAAATGGAATTGTCATTAAAGTACAAAAAGAAAGTCAGAGCTAAGAAGACAATTACGGATAATGATATGGTTTTCCAATATGGAGAAAAACAATTAGCAAGATTATCAGAACGTAATGTAAGAGTTATTGGAATTATGGACAAGCCCGGATATGAAGGAATGCTACGTGGAAGATTCAGCACTCCTTTATATGCTATGAAGAAGGATGATTATATTTTTGTACAAAACGGAGACGAAAAAATAAAAACAGACCGTTACAAGTGTAAAAAACAACTGTATATTTTAGATGAATTAATGAGAAATTATAAGAATGCAGGTTTTGTAGTTAGAATTCCGGAAGAATGGAAAGAAATTCAGTTTGGAATACACACAAACGATGCAGATATTCTGCTTAATAAAGTTGAAGTTAATTCAGAAGATAAACAGGAGAATGAGGATGAATAA
- a CDS encoding ATP-grasp domain-containing protein — translation MIGWLIYSAVDVEKNKYYIQMYKDKFKEHFIEIKLVIVEELENMEQYVKCNKVDFAINRSRNHIMGELLEQKGVRVFNSSSVTRIANNKGITYEFLKDVVPFLAVKYGNEIIESKIENKGFEYPYVIKSCSGHGGSQVFLVNNSKEEEQAVKAMNGQEYVVQQCCSDLGRDVRVYIIGNKIIKAVLRTSTESFKSNYSLGGKVQEYTLNNEEKAMVERIVDKLPQDYAGIDFTFNNGKAVFNEIEDAVGARMLYQVSDIDIVEMYIKYILEQLSKE, via the coding sequence ATGATAGGGTGGCTAATATATTCGGCTGTAGATGTTGAAAAAAATAAATATTATATTCAAATGTATAAGGACAAGTTTAAAGAACATTTTATAGAGATTAAGCTTGTAATTGTGGAAGAACTTGAAAACATGGAGCAATACGTGAAATGTAATAAGGTTGATTTTGCAATTAACAGAAGTAGAAATCACATTATGGGAGAACTCTTGGAACAAAAAGGAGTGAGAGTCTTTAACAGCAGTTCAGTTACAAGAATAGCTAATAATAAAGGAATCACGTATGAGTTTTTGAAAGATGTGGTTCCTTTTTTGGCAGTTAAATATGGAAATGAAATAATAGAGAGCAAAATAGAAAATAAAGGATTTGAATATCCTTATGTAATAAAAAGTTGCAGTGGTCATGGCGGAAGTCAGGTATTTCTTGTAAATAACAGCAAGGAAGAAGAACAGGCAGTTAAGGCAATGAACGGTCAGGAATATGTTGTGCAGCAGTGCTGCTCTGATCTTGGTCGTGATGTCAGGGTATACATAATAGGAAATAAAATTATTAAGGCAGTTCTTAGAACCTCGACGGAAAGCTTTAAAAGTAACTATAGTTTAGGTGGAAAGGTTCAGGAATACACTCTTAATAATGAAGAAAAAGCAATGGTGGAGAGAATAGTAGATAAGTTGCCACAGGACTATGCAGGAATTGATTTTACTTTCAATAACGGGAAGGCGGTTTTTAATGAAATCGAAGATGCAGTTGGGGCAAGAATGCTGTATCAGGTGTCGGATATTGATATTGTGGAAATGTATATTAAGTATATTTTAGAACAATTGAGCAAAGAATGA
- a CDS encoding DUF6056 family protein, whose translation MNKVKKWQWGLLFFVLCALCFLYPYTGDDWAWGSSIGIERLNTWFDNYSGRYFGNLIVLALTRSNILKTIVMSACITLIVWMITKTNEGKWQMATLVTILIFTAPKAVIRQSIVWTAGFSNYTTSIVLILLYGLFVRNLFIEDGKKHSNVWAIPMLILGFLTTLIVEHVTILAVIMAVYIIAFNFIKNRKIELSHVAYFVGTIAGTATMFSNSVYSSIGSGSDGYRTVGASEGGTLERIITNYFDVIGKEMMFDNIVLCVVMAIVVLIAFIQYHDKLESNMAKIVSCISLTLVMGTLVYGIVTRVDTEWIYNWKYGKYLDGVFNVIFWISLLVLVLSLFKDKYVKYRLSFILGCIACVSGPLLMVTPIGPRCFFATFVLTIWFIAEVCNLVNINEDIYGILTKMEIAALVIVMGMQFAVYAPIYKADRARLDKVRKAESEGKSEVTIQRLPYEGYIHAPSPSEEIWEYRYKLFYNISQDLKIKVVEHKY comes from the coding sequence ATGAACAAAGTTAAAAAATGGCAATGGGGACTACTTTTTTTTGTACTATGTGCATTATGCTTTTTGTATCCATACACAGGTGATGACTGGGCATGGGGAAGCAGCATAGGAATAGAAAGATTAAACACATGGTTCGATAATTATAGCGGACGTTATTTCGGCAATTTAATTGTACTTGCACTTACAAGATCAAATATTTTAAAGACAATTGTAATGTCAGCATGTATTACATTAATTGTCTGGATGATTACAAAAACAAATGAAGGTAAGTGGCAGATGGCTACTTTGGTTACAATACTTATTTTTACTGCACCTAAGGCAGTTATAAGACAGAGTATTGTTTGGACAGCCGGATTTTCAAATTATACTACATCCATTGTTCTTATTCTTTTGTACGGATTGTTTGTAAGAAATTTATTCATAGAAGATGGAAAGAAGCATTCTAATGTATGGGCAATTCCAATGCTTATATTAGGATTTTTGACAACACTTATTGTAGAACACGTAACAATACTTGCAGTTATAATGGCAGTATATATTATTGCATTTAATTTTATAAAAAACAGAAAAATAGAATTGTCTCACGTGGCATATTTCGTGGGAACAATTGCAGGGACAGCAACAATGTTTTCTAATTCTGTTTACTCGTCTATTGGAAGCGGAAGCGATGGTTACAGAACTGTCGGAGCAAGTGAAGGCGGAACATTGGAGAGAATTATAACTAATTACTTTGATGTAATTGGAAAAGAAATGATGTTTGATAATATTGTTTTGTGTGTTGTAATGGCAATTGTTGTATTAATAGCTTTTATTCAATACCATGACAAGCTAGAAAGTAACATGGCAAAGATTGTTTCATGTATTTCGTTAACATTGGTTATGGGAACATTGGTATATGGAATTGTAACAAGAGTTGATACAGAATGGATTTACAATTGGAAATATGGAAAGTATCTTGACGGCGTATTTAATGTTATTTTCTGGATTTCATTACTTGTACTTGTTTTAAGCCTTTTTAAGGATAAATATGTAAAGTACAGATTGTCTTTTATATTGGGATGCATAGCGTGTGTGTCAGGACCATTACTTATGGTTACACCAATTGGACCAAGATGTTTCTTTGCAACATTTGTTTTAACAATATGGTTTATTGCAGAAGTATGTAATCTGGTTAATATAAATGAGGATATATATGGTATCCTGACAAAAATGGAAATTGCAGCCCTTGTAATTGTTATGGGAATGCAGTTTGCAGTATATGCACCGATTTATAAAGCTGATAGAGCAAGACTTGATAAAGTAAGAAAAGCGGAAAGTGAAGGAAAATCAGAAGTTACTATTCAGAGACTTCCTTATGAGGGATATATTCACGCACCATCACCTAGTGAGGAAATATGGGAATACAGATATAAGTTATTTTACAATATTTCACAGGACCTAAAGATTAAAGTGGTGGAACATAAATATTAA
- the dltC gene encoding D-alanine--poly(phosphoribitol) ligase subunit DltC: MEEKILDLLEEICEDDIIREERDMDLFEEDILDSLGFAELLTRIEEETGVIISPSEVVRDDINTVNKILELVKSKKQG, encoded by the coding sequence ATGGAAGAGAAGATTTTAGATTTATTAGAAGAAATTTGTGAGGATGATATTATTAGAGAAGAAAGAGACATGGACCTTTTTGAAGAAGATATTTTGGATTCATTAGGGTTTGCAGAACTTTTGACAAGAATTGAAGAGGAAACAGGAGTTATTATTTCACCTTCAGAAGTTGTTAGAGATGACATTAATACGGTTAACAAGATTTTGGAATTAGTTAAAAGCAAAAAACAGGGGTAA
- the dltD gene encoding D-alanyl-lipoteichoic acid biosynthesis protein DltD — MKNIKAILIAFLMFAVTVTAVKFVATKEMPKYSVKYGTWIDPSKFSSNKGLKNLLKDKNSIAVFGSSELKHCQNSGFHGNTIFQNTDMKPVFIGKGGYQSLYHAIAVGSIGETLKGRKIVISVSPQWFKNTGVKEDAFGATYSESNFIEFLKNKDISDSTKDYVISRAIDLTKNNPTMCNRIKDDVRWYRDNSKNPWDIFRKSIHTRLVEDKADIKLFFNAWKSGMLGKSSDEKADGTTNKKIKWKKYYKKAEKKGIKKTSKNQMGMLDNVYNKKYKKLVDHNIRWKPTYTEKSVEGKDLACLLQICKEENLQVMVVLQPFNGLYNDYIRWPKKKRNAIYNKIRKIAKEYDVQLADMTDGEYEKYYFEDESHLALKGLVTFNEKIYNFYKQPSK, encoded by the coding sequence ATGAAAAACATAAAAGCAATACTTATAGCATTTCTTATGTTTGCGGTTACGGTTACAGCAGTTAAATTTGTAGCTACTAAAGAAATGCCAAAGTATAGTGTAAAGTATGGAACATGGATTGATCCGTCTAAATTTTCAAGTAATAAGGGCTTGAAAAATTTGCTAAAGGATAAAAATTCAATTGCAGTATTTGGCTCTTCTGAACTGAAGCATTGCCAGAACTCAGGATTTCACGGCAATACTATTTTTCAGAATACTGATATGAAGCCTGTTTTTATAGGAAAAGGTGGCTATCAGAGTTTGTATCATGCCATTGCAGTTGGAAGTATAGGAGAAACATTAAAGGGAAGAAAGATTGTCATAAGTGTGTCGCCACAGTGGTTTAAAAATACTGGTGTTAAAGAGGACGCATTTGGAGCAACTTATTCGGAAAGCAATTTTATTGAGTTTCTAAAAAATAAAGACATTAGCGATAGCACTAAGGATTATGTTATAAGCAGAGCCATTGACCTTACAAAAAACAATCCTACAATGTGTAATAGAATAAAGGATGATGTAAGATGGTATAGGGATAACAGTAAGAATCCGTGGGATATTTTTAGAAAAAGTATTCACACAAGGCTGGTGGAAGACAAAGCGGACATTAAGCTTTTCTTTAATGCATGGAAGTCAGGTATGTTGGGTAAAAGTAGTGACGAAAAAGCAGACGGTACTACAAACAAAAAGATTAAATGGAAAAAATACTATAAGAAAGCCGAGAAAAAGGGCATAAAGAAAACATCAAAAAACCAAATGGGTATGCTTGATAATGTTTATAATAAAAAATACAAAAAACTTGTAGATCATAACATAAGATGGAAACCTACTTACACAGAAAAATCCGTTGAAGGAAAGGATTTGGCTTGCCTGCTTCAAATCTGCAAAGAGGAAAATCTACAGGTTATGGTGGTTCTTCAGCCTTTTAACGGTTTGTATAATGACTATATCAGATGGCCTAAGAAAAAGCGAAATGCAATTTATAATAAAATCAGAAAAATAGCAAAAGAGTATGATGTACAGCTTGCAGACATGACTGACGGAGAATATGAAAAATATTACTTTGAAGACGAAAGTCATCTGGCATTGAAAGGACTGGTAACGTTTAATGAAAAAATTTATAATTTTTATAAACAACCTTCGAAATAG
- a CDS encoding ribitol-5-phosphate dehydrogenase: MINTVYQLVAPRRFEIKYSDIDLNNNKVIVRPTYLSICNADQRYYQGLRDAEILRKKLPMALIHEAIGEVVRDPSGNFKTGELVVMVPNTPVEKDDIIAENYLRTSKFRASGFDGFMQEYVEITPDRLVRLPQDIDRTVAAFTEIVSVSVHAIGRFDKIAHKRRNVIGIWGDGNLGYITAVFFKTMFPETKLYIFGVNPDKLQDFTFADATFTVEHIPEDVKIDHAFECVGGAGSGKAINQIIDYINPEGTISILGVSEYPVPINTRMVLEKGLRIFGSSRSGVADFEKTVALYKSNPEIINYLSNIVGAVVPVRTIEDMKKAFEMDIQKAFGKTIMMWDK; this comes from the coding sequence ATGATAAATACAGTATACCAGTTAGTAGCACCCAGAAGATTTGAAATTAAGTATAGTGACATAGACTTAAATAATAACAAGGTCATTGTACGACCAACATATTTATCAATATGTAATGCAGACCAGCGTTATTATCAGGGATTAAGAGATGCGGAAATTTTAAGAAAGAAATTACCTATGGCTCTTATACATGAAGCAATCGGAGAAGTAGTAAGAGATCCTTCAGGCAATTTTAAAACAGGCGAATTGGTTGTTATGGTGCCAAACACACCTGTTGAAAAAGATGACATAATAGCAGAGAATTATTTAAGAACAAGTAAGTTTAGAGCAAGCGGATTTGACGGCTTTATGCAGGAATATGTTGAAATCACTCCAGACAGACTTGTTAGATTGCCACAGGATATCGACAGAACAGTTGCAGCATTTACTGAGATAGTTAGTGTTAGTGTTCATGCAATTGGAAGATTTGACAAGATTGCTCATAAGAGAAGAAATGTTATCGGAATCTGGGGTGACGGAAACCTTGGATATATAACAGCAGTGTTCTTTAAGACTATGTTCCCTGAAACTAAGTTGTATATTTTTGGAGTTAACCCTGATAAGTTACAGGATTTTACTTTTGCAGATGCAACATTTACAGTAGAGCACATTCCTGAAGATGTTAAGATTGACCATGCGTTTGAGTGTGTTGGTGGAGCAGGTTCAGGTAAGGCTATTAATCAGATTATTGATTATATTAATCCTGAAGGAACAATATCAATTCTTGGAGTATCAGAGTATCCTGTACCTATTAATACAAGAATGGTACTTGAAAAGGGACTTAGAATTTTTGGAAGCAGCAGAAGTGGTGTGGCAGACTTTGAAAAGACAGTTGCACTTTACAAGTCTAATCCTGAAATAATAAATTACTTATCTAATATTGTAGGAGCAGTAGTTCCTGTAAGAACAATAGAAGATATGAAGAAGGCATTTGAAATGGACATTCAGAAAGCTTTCGGAAAAACAATTATGATGTGGGATAAATAA
- a CDS encoding 2-C-methyl-D-erythritol 4-phosphate cytidylyltransferase, protein MIFGAVLAGGIGSRMGNVEKPKQYLNIAGKPIIIHTLEKFYVNDKFEKIIVLCPNQWVNHTENLIKKYIGENDKIVVISGGSTRNETIMNAIAYIEDHYTIDDDSVIVTHDSVRPFVTHRIIEENIKYAQEYGACDTVVPATDTIVKSMDNEIISEIPDRSKMYQGQTPQSFKIKKLKSLYEGLSEEEKTILTDAAKIFVIKGEKVHLVEGEVSNTKITYPYDLRVAETLISEK, encoded by the coding sequence ATGATATTTGGAGCAGTTTTAGCAGGTGGAATTGGTAGCAGAATGGGAAATGTAGAAAAGCCAAAGCAGTATCTTAACATTGCAGGAAAGCCTATTATCATTCATACATTAGAAAAATTTTATGTAAATGATAAATTCGAAAAGATTATTGTTTTGTGTCCTAACCAGTGGGTTAATCACACAGAAAACTTAATTAAGAAATATATTGGCGAGAATGACAAGATAGTTGTAATCAGTGGTGGTTCTACAAGAAATGAAACTATTATGAATGCAATTGCATACATTGAAGATCACTATACAATAGACGATGATTCTGTTATTGTTACACACGATTCAGTAAGACCATTTGTAACACATAGAATTATTGAAGAAAATATTAAATATGCTCAGGAATATGGTGCATGCGATACTGTAGTTCCTGCAACAGATACAATTGTAAAAAGTATGGATAACGAAATTATATCAGAAATTCCTGACAGAAGTAAAATGTATCAGGGACAGACACCACAGTCATTTAAGATTAAAAAATTAAAATCATTATATGAAGGTTTAAGCGAAGAAGAAAAAACAATTCTTACGGACGCAGCAAAGATTTTTGTTATAAAGGGTGAAAAAGTTCATTTGGTAGAAGGGGAAGTTTCTAACACAAAAATTACTTATCCATATGATTTACGTGTGGCTGAAACATTAATAAGCGAGAAATAA
- a CDS encoding glycosyltransferase family 2 protein → MSLLSVVIPAYNEGAMIHKTAEVVSSLLSENNIEYEIIFVNDGSKDTTWEEIVNASANNKNIKGVCFSRNFGKEGAVFAGLEHASGDCCVVMDCDLQHPPKTILEMYKLWTEGFEVVEGVKASRGKESFIHKMFVKTFYNIISGSTGIDMSRASDFKLLDRKVVDSFLALPERHVFFRALSSWVGYKTAYVEFDVQERELGESKWSFKSLVKYAINNITSFSAAPMQLVTGCGIIFFIFAVIFGVYSIVKYFLGYSLEGFTTVILLMLIIGGILMFSLGIIGYYISKIYEEIQLRPRYIVSETTNGLEIKKDK, encoded by the coding sequence ATGAGTTTACTTTCAGTGGTTATCCCTGCATACAATGAGGGGGCGATGATTCACAAGACTGCAGAAGTAGTTTCATCTCTTTTGTCGGAAAACAATATTGAGTATGAAATTATTTTTGTAAATGACGGTTCAAAAGATACAACATGGGAAGAAATAGTTAATGCTTCAGCTAATAATAAGAATATTAAGGGTGTATGTTTTTCCCGTAACTTTGGAAAGGAAGGCGCAGTATTTGCAGGTCTTGAACATGCAAGCGGTGATTGTTGTGTAGTTATGGATTGTGATCTGCAACATCCACCAAAAACAATTTTGGAAATGTATAAGCTTTGGACAGAAGGTTTCGAAGTTGTGGAAGGTGTTAAGGCTTCACGTGGAAAAGAAAGCTTTATACATAAGATGTTTGTAAAGACTTTTTACAATATTATAAGTGGTTCCACAGGAATTGATATGTCCCGTGCATCAGACTTTAAATTACTGGACCGTAAGGTAGTTGATTCATTCCTTGCACTTCCTGAAAGACACGTATTCTTCCGTGCACTTTCATCATGGGTAGGATATAAAACAGCTTACGTTGAATTTGATGTTCAGGAAAGAGAACTTGGCGAGTCCAAATGGTCTTTCAAATCACTTGTTAAGTATGCAATTAACAATATTACTTCTTTTTCAGCTGCTCCAATGCAGCTAGTAACAGGATGTGGAATAATATTCTTCATCTTTGCAGTAATATTTGGTGTATATTCAATAGTAAAATATTTCCTTGGATATTCTTTGGAAGGATTTACAACCGTAATACTTCTAATGCTTATCATTGGTGGAATATTAATGTTCAGCCTTGGAATTATCGGATATTATATTTCTAAAATATATGAAGAAATCCAGTTACGTCCAAGATACATTGTATCTGAAACAACTAATGGCTTAGAAATCAAAAAAGATAAATAA